GTAAACGAAATCGAAGCCGGGCCGTCCCAGGGTTCCTGCAATGCTGAGTAGTACTCGTAGAATGCCCGTTTGTGCTCCGGCATCGTCTGATGGTTTTGCCATGCTTCCGGCACCATCATCATGACGACTTCCTGCAGCGTTCGACCTGAGTGATACAGCATCTCCAGAGCATTATCAAAACAGCCGCTGTCGGACGTGTGAGGTTCCACAATCGGGAACAGTTTCTCGAGGTCGTCCCCGAACAATTCGCTCTTCATGATTCCCTGGCGGGCAAACATCCAGTTGGAGTTGCCTTTCACCGTATTGATTTCGCCATTGTGACTCATGAATCGCAACGGCTGAGCGCGGTCCCAGCTTGGGAACGTATTGGTTGCAAATCGGGAGTGGACCATGGCAAGGTGAGATTCGTAGTCTTCAGCCTGCAGGTCCTTGAAGAACCTGAGTACCTGAAACGAAGTCAGCATCCCCTTGTAAATGATCAGCTTTGTCGAAAGGCTGCAAACGTAAAACGCAAGCGCCTGTGACATGTCACTGTTGCGGAGTTTGTGGCTTGCCAGTTTTCGAATGATGAAGAGCTGCCGTTCGAACGCTTCAGCGTCCAGACCGGCCGAAGCCCCGACAAACAGCATTTCCATTGCGGGAGCAAAGTCGCGGGCGGTCTTGCCGATGTCAGCACCTTCAAAGTCGACGGGCAGTGATCGCCAGCCCAGCAACTTTTGGCCCTGATCGGCAATAAACTTTTCAACAGTTTTCTTGCAGGTCGCACGCTGCTCCGGGTCCTGCGGAAGAAAAACGATGCCCGCCGCATACTGTCCGGGCTCCGGAAGCGAGATGCCCATTTCTTCCCGGGCAACCCGCGTCATGAACTTGTGCGGCAGCGCCGTCAGCATTCCGGCACCATCGCCGGTGTTCTCTTCGCACCCACACGCGCCGCGATGGTCCATATGCCGCAGGATGCGGTCGGCATCATCGATAATTTGATGGGTCCTGAGCCCCTTGATATGAGCGACAAAGCCGACACCGCAATTCTCATGCTCATTCGCAGGATCGTACAAGCCCGTCGCTTCGGGAGCTCCGAAGGGTGGTCGGGATGTCATCGGATACTGAGTGCTGCGGGTCTCTTCCATGTCGTCGGCCTTTCAAATTCAACTCGTCTGGATATCCGGACTGATTGACAGCCCGGAATACCCGTTCAACCTGGGTTCTGCCGACTTGTGACCGGTCGGCGCGGCGTGCGCATCGATTCTGCCACCCGGACCGCATGACACACGAAACTGAGGTCAGCGAAGGTGGCTATCTGGCTTTCGCGGCCGCGATGGCGGCCCAGCGTTTCACCGCCGCGGAGGCGACAGTTGCGAACATGCAGTGTTCAACCACCCGATCCGCCATCGCGCAGTCGCACAAAACCGAACGCCTGACGGCATCAGCGGTTTGTACCCCAGCGGGATCGGTTGCGAACAAGTGATTGAGATTCGGCATTTGCGTGGTAGACAATACTGGATTTCTGAATCAAGCGTACCGGCGAATCACGCCTCCCACATCGGGAGAACGCCTCGTATCGCGTCCCGGTGAAACTCGCCAACTTCGCCGGAAGGCTTTACCATCGATTTCCGTTTTCAGCGGGATTCTCACACGTGCGCTAGCGGAAAACAAGTTTCACCGGATCAGTTCTGTGTCCACACTGAGCATTTGTCCAGAAAACAGATCTGTGGCTTACCGAAAAATCGCAAATATCGTGCGTTTCACGAGCCTTAAGGCATTCCAAACGCGAGAAATCCGACTCTGCATCGCAAGGGGAAGCCGTCAGGCAGCTGTCAGATCGCTGTTCTGAAACGCTTCGGGCGGTCACCTACCGGGACCTAACGGAGGATGGAAACATCTTCCAGGTCATTCAGGATTTCGGCTCGGCGGTTGCGAGACGCCTCGGCAGCCGGGATAGCCTCCGGACCGTCACTGAATGACAGACGCAGTCCATCGACTTCGATCTCCTGAATGTAATACGGCTGTGCCGATGTGAGGCGCGCGACCGAGGAGAGCGGATTATTGAAGATCCCCTGTCGCCGATTGCTGCTGGAATCTCCATTTTCCTGAGAATTCGGGCGAGACATAATCACATGGATGGCTGGCGTTCCCTGATAGTTGAGCGTTAATCGAATTTGTGAGCTGGAATTTTCGCCCACTTCGCGCGAAGGACGCTCTTCGGCTCGCGGCACGAAGTTCATTTCAAGGCCCCGTGGTGTCGGTCGATAGCCAGCCGTATGAAACACTGATTCGCCGTCCGAAAAAGTGGCTTCTGCGTCTGCCAGTTTCCATCCGGAAACCGCGGCCAGGGAAATCGCATTTCTGCCACCCGTGAAACGCCGGGTTGCGACCAGGGTCGAAGACAGGTAGTGCTGGGCCGAACGTGGCAACTGATCCGGCCCAAGCGATTTGGCGCACAAAAGAAGACCTGGAATTGGCACCCGAGCAACGATGGATTCGTTTTCCAGTAGTTCTGCGAGTCGGGCTTTGTCGTCGGAATGATAATACAGGGACACGAGGGCGATGGTGCTCTGGTCGTTTTCCAGTTTGTAGTCCATGTTGCAAAGGATCAGGTCCTCGGCATCGCGGTACTTCTGATGCCTTCCGAGCACCCAGGCACAGACCAGGTTTGCTTCCCAGTTTCGGTTCGAATAATCGTAGGCTTTCTGAGCCATTGCGACGGCGTTCTGGTCACCGTTCTGTTCCAGTATCAGCGAGAGGTTAGCCATGCTGCTGGCCATCATGTCATCCTGACGGAAGTGCCCGTCCCCGATTTCGGCCAGTCGCAGATAGGTACGCCGTGCTTCATCCAGTTGTCCCAGCTGTTGTTGCGTTCGCGCGACGTAGTACCAGTATGGCGGATAGCACTCCATGAATTTTTCCAGCCGCCCAAGCATTCGCAGTCGGCGTTCTCCATCGGGCTCAGACAGAACGTCCGACAGCTGATCGAGGTCCTGATCTCGCAAAAGCCAACGGTCCGGGATGTCATTTTTTCGGCTGAGACGCCAGAAACTGTCCAGAAACGTGCTGGAGCGGTTCATCAGACCAGAGAACTGAGATTTCTCGACGTTCCAGAGGTCCGAATCTCGCTTGATTTGCGTGCTGCGATAATCCCACCAGCTGTTGGCGCCGGATTGAATGACGGAACCCAGCTGTCCCGTTGCCACCTGGGCTCCGATGACAAAGATTTCGGTCCCCATCTTGCGCTGCATGCCGCGCCGAAACTGTTCGTCAATGACGGTTCGTTCACGCTCGCTGATCGAAAGTTGTCCGATTTCATCCAGAATCGCGCGGTACAGACTAATTACCTCAGGATCGTCAATCTGATTCAGGTCCAGATTGTTCAGGATACGCTGTTGTTCTTCCACAACAACATCTTTGCCGGGAGCTCGGCGAATTCGGTGCAATGCCGCTCGACAATAGTTCAGCGTCACAGCGGTCTGCCGGCGAACACTTTCCGCACCTGAAGCTCCACTGGGTTCATCTGCGATTGAGGCTGAATTTCCGAAGAGAATCAGCAGGAAGGCAGTCACCAGGATACGGATCGAGAGGACACGGATCAAGAAGGTACTGAGGTGGGATGAGTTCATGGGTTAGCGTCGCGTCTGATTCGAAAGCCACTGAAGCGGACGGTACTAAACTATCCATCGTTGGTTAGGCAGACTCATGTGACTGCACCGTACTTCAGTAAAGCTCCTGACTACACCGCTGACGGCTCATCCCTGAACCGCGCAGGCCTCTGACCGTCTATCGTTTCATTTCAGCACCGGAAGGCAACCATCAAACCGCCGGAGATCTGACATCTCCTTGCCATCTCGATTGCTGTGACGATTCCGCAACGTGGAGAATCGGCGAATTTTGCGGGGTCAGCAGTAAGTGCGCTGCCAATGTTGACTCAGTGACTGCAGTCGCAGCGGATTTCGCGGTTGGCGTCGAAAAAAACTGGTATAGCCTCAAGTTTTGATTTCGGGTTAGTATCGGCGTTCGTCATCGTCAACGGCTGCCGTTGGCTGGGGAAGAATGCTGGCAGGAGCGCTGGCATCTGGTGGGGATCGGTAATTCTCGATTTCAGAGGCGGAGCCTCTGTGGAGGTCGGTGTGCGCAAGAATTTCCTTTCGTTTTCACTTCCGTTGGTTGGTCAGGAAGAAATTGATGAAGTCGTAGACACTCTGCGATCAGGGTGGTTAACTTCCGGCCCGAAAACAAGGCAATTTGAATCGGAATTCTCTGAGGCAACACGATCGCACGGAGCGCTGGCGTTAAATTCGTGCACTGCGGGACTTCACATTGCCTTGAAGGCATTGAACATCGGCCCCGGGGACGAGGTCATAACGACTCCATTAACATTTGCCGCATCAGTAAATGTGATTGAGCATGTTGGGGCGACTCCGGTACTTGCAGATGTCGAACCGGACACGCTGAACATCGACCCGGCCAACGTTGAGCGAGCTATCACTTCCCGTACAAAAGCTGTCATTGCCGTCCACTACGCCGGGCATCCTGTCGAGCTGGATGCACTGCGAGATATTTGTCAGCGCCACCAACTGCATCTGATCGAAGACGCTGCTCATGGCATCGGAGCTGCTTTCCGAGGCCAGCCAATCGGCTCCGGAAACAACCTGACCGCTTTTAGCTTCTATGCGACCAAGAACCTGACCACCGGGGAGGGCGGCATGCTGACGGGGCCGACGGATCTGCTGGACCGGGCGAGAATCCTGAGTTTACATGGGATGAGCCGGGAAGCATGGAGCCGCTATGCCGCTGGCGGGAAGTGGGCCTATGACATTGTTGAACCCGGTTATAAGTACAACATGACTGACATTCAGGCAGCGCTTGGACTGCAGCAGCTTCGCCGGTTCGAAAAAATGCAATCGCGTCGCGCCGAGATTGTTTCTCAATATAACGCCGCATTTGCCCCACTCGCCGCTTTTCAGACTCCAATCACGCGACTACATGTGCAGAATGCATGGCATCTGTATGTGCTGCGACTGAACGAGTCAGAATTGTCCATCACGCGTGATCAGTTCATCGACGAAATGACCGCGCGAAACATTGGAACTTCGGTCCACTTCATTCCCATTCATTTCCACTCGTTTTACAGCAGCAAGTATGGATTGAAGAAGGGCGATTTCCCAGTTGCTGAAGATGCATTCCGCCGAATGCTGAGCCTTCCGCTCTCCCCATCCATGACGGATGAAGACGTCAGCGACGTAATCGATGCCGTGCTGGAAATACGCTCTGAGTTCTACTACCGACGGATGGCTGCTTAACGGCTAACCTTCTGCTTTCGGTTCCGACGCACATCGCGGCTGGGTCTTCGTCGTTGTTTGGCGATGGCACTGTATGTGACTATGCTTACCGAGTCTGGTGAGAATGGTCCACTGCAGGAGCTGTCGAATGCGTTATGCTCAACTCGCTTGTTGTCCCGGCAATCATGGTCTGTCTGGCATGAGTCATCGCCCGCGTGGCACGCACTGGTTTCGTGTGCTGATGGTGCTGGCAGTGCTCGGTATTTCTCAGCGTTCGATTCCTGCCGTCCAGAATATTGCTGTCGAAAATGAAGATTCGCGACCCTCTCTTTCTCTTTCTGAGTGGACGCTGGCTGAAGAAACGGTTTATGAAACACGAGTCATCGTTCGCGACTCCGGCGTATCCGGACCAGTGGTCCTATTGACCGGCGGTATTCATGGCAACGAACCCGCTGGAGCCGCCGCGGCAGAACAGATTGCCAAATGGCCGATTCATTGCGGCAAGCTGATCTGTGTCCCTCGCGCGAACGTACCTGCATTGACGGCCGGAACGCGTTACATACCGGATGTGGAAAAGGCAGTTCGTGATCTGAATCGCAACTTCCATCACGAAGAGGGCGTGGTCGCCCCAAAGGGTGAGCTTGCCGCTCATCTATGGACACTCATCGATCGATATCAGCCAGACTGGGTGGTCGACCTGCACGAAGGAATTGATTTCGGAAGGCTGAATAAAAACAGCGTGGGCAGTTCCGTGATTGCTTCCACAACGCCCGCCGCGGAGGCGATGGCGGAACTCCTGATTTCCTGTGTCGATCAGGAAATTGCTCTTGCTGACCGCAAATTCATGCTGCGAGGTCCGGCGGTTCGGGGAAGTCTTGCCAGGGCCGCTTCGGAGCAATCGAAGTCATGTTCAACACTCATTCTTGAAACGACCGTCAAAGGTCAGTCGCTCGCATTGCGATCGCGTCAGCATCGTCGGATGGTTGCGACACTGCTTTATCGGCTTGACATGATCAGTTCTCCTGAGCTTGCCAATCAGTTTGTTTTCGACGTCGATCGGCCCAGGTTGAATATTGCTTTATTTGACGATGTCGGCGTTGCTGGAAACGGGATCCCTTCACTTCAGAGTCTTTGGGGGGATCGGAACGATGTCACAATTGATCGGCTGTGTGGTGCCGATGTTCGTGCGGGTTCGCTGCAGCAGTTTGATCTGTTCTGCTGCAGTGGAGGATCAGGCAGCGCCCAATCGCGCTCGCTGGGCGAAGCCGGACGGGCCGAAGTGAAAAAGTTTGTGAACGATGGCGGCGACTATGTCGGCATCTGTGCAGGTTCGTACCTTGCGTGCAGCGGATTTTCGTGGGGGCTTGGCATCCTGGACGCGAAGACTCGATCGAACCTCTGGCGTCGAGGCAGAAGTACGCTACCGGTAGGATTCAATGACCACGGACAACAGTTTTTCGGCACATCAAGCAAAGAGCTTCCCGTACTTTACGCCAACGGCCCCGTCATCGAACCCCACGAACAGCCCGGGATTGAAGACTTTCAAGTTCTCGCGGTATTCAACGAAGAGGTTGCTCGGAATGAAACTCCCGTCGGACTGATGAAGGGAACTCCAGCCATCGTCCTTGGCACTTTTGGAAAAGGAGAAGTGCTTTGCATCAGCCCTCATCCGGAACAAACAAAGGGAGCGACCGACCTAATCGTCCACGCGCTGGATTCACTTTCGGATTGAGCCAGTAGATGAAGGCGAACGCGACCTGCCGGAAGGAAGTAGTCAGGCGAGACCTTCTGATTCAGACATGCATCAGGCGGCTTTCGGTTGGGACGTGCACCTGGTTGCCTGCTTCGGCGCAGGTTGCTTGTAGTTCTGCCACCAGATTCCGAATCGTTTCATGGCGGCGACATCCGGGCGCGGTGAAGACCGAACGACAGGTTTAGCGTTCATGCTGACTTCTCATCCCTGAGTTCTTGAAATTCAATCGGACAATAGCTCCGATCGCCGATTGACGTCAATGTCATTCTGAGGTTCCCCTGATTGCAATCACAAGAGTAAGCTCCAGCAGAGATTTCACGCGACTTTTGCCTGAATCCCCTCGGCTGATGAGGTCCAGCGATTGTCGATTTCCAGCCACAGCCTGATGTCCGGGTTTGGGCTGAACAATCTCGAACTGGATCTCCTGGATTCCATTTCCACGAGGAGCTGGGGCGGAAACATTGGTTCCACTGAATCGTTGTCCGATGCGACAGGGCCGATTCCAAGACAACTGATACTCAAGTCTACAACTTCTTCGTCGCGCCAAACCCAATATCCGCCAGCAACGGCTTTCCCACGCTCACAATGGACGCCAAGACGTCGCTACCGTTTGAGGTAGCCAACTCAAAGCTGAAATCTCTGACCGCTTCGTCTCCCCGTGAATGGAGGGCGCCGGACTCGGAGAATGTCTTCAAGCATCACTTCAGTGGCAATCCGAACTGCAACCCATGCTGAGTATCGTCACACCGATGATGACCGTTGCATCAGGTGCATGAGTGACAAAGAGTGTACGCACGGTCGATCTCCAGACCTCCGAATCCAGCTTTCCGTCATAGGGTATCACTCGAGAATGTGACCAGCCGTTTGATCCCAGCAGTTCGTCAATCTGGTCGCCAGCCATTGTGTTCGTCGTATGAACAAGGACCGGGACGACAGGAGGCCCGTAATCAGCCATTTTGCGACCTCTATCCCGTCACCTGGATCAACAAGGCGGCCATCATCCGACGTTACCATGTCCAGATCGTTGTCCAGGGAAATCAACGCGACGTCATAAAGCCCGGTCGATTCCAGGTGTTCAATCATCCTCCGTGCCACTGCGAAATACTCGACTACAGCCCATGC
This region of Planctomycetaceae bacterium genomic DNA includes:
- a CDS encoding DegT/DnrJ/EryC1/StrS family aminotransferase gives rise to the protein MRKNFLSFSLPLVGQEEIDEVVDTLRSGWLTSGPKTRQFESEFSEATRSHGALALNSCTAGLHIALKALNIGPGDEVITTPLTFAASVNVIEHVGATPVLADVEPDTLNIDPANVERAITSRTKAVIAVHYAGHPVELDALRDICQRHQLHLIEDAAHGIGAAFRGQPIGSGNNLTAFSFYATKNLTTGEGGMLTGPTDLLDRARILSLHGMSREAWSRYAAGGKWAYDIVEPGYKYNMTDIQAALGLQQLRRFEKMQSRRAEIVSQYNAAFAPLAAFQTPITRLHVQNAWHLYVLRLNESELSITRDQFIDEMTARNIGTSVHFIPIHFHSFYSSKYGLKKGDFPVAEDAFRRMLSLPLSPSMTDEDVSDVIDAVLEIRSEFYYRRMAA
- a CDS encoding succinylglutamate desuccinylase/aspartoacylase family protein produces the protein MRYAQLACCPGNHGLSGMSHRPRGTHWFRVLMVLAVLGISQRSIPAVQNIAVENEDSRPSLSLSEWTLAEETVYETRVIVRDSGVSGPVVLLTGGIHGNEPAGAAAAEQIAKWPIHCGKLICVPRANVPALTAGTRYIPDVEKAVRDLNRNFHHEEGVVAPKGELAAHLWTLIDRYQPDWVVDLHEGIDFGRLNKNSVGSSVIASTTPAAEAMAELLISCVDQEIALADRKFMLRGPAVRGSLARAASEQSKSCSTLILETTVKGQSLALRSRQHRRMVATLLYRLDMISSPELANQFVFDVDRPRLNIALFDDVGVAGNGIPSLQSLWGDRNDVTIDRLCGADVRAGSLQQFDLFCCSGGSGSAQSRSLGEAGRAEVKKFVNDGGDYVGICAGSYLACSGFSWGLGILDAKTRSNLWRRGRSTLPVGFNDHGQQFFGTSSKELPVLYANGPVIEPHEQPGIEDFQVLAVFNEEVARNETPVGLMKGTPAIVLGTFGKGEVLCISPHPEQTKGATDLIVHALDSLSD